From Novosphingobium sp. 9, the proteins below share one genomic window:
- a CDS encoding epoxide hydrolase family protein codes for MFAGNSTSRRGFVAGATLAGAMATMPGLARAASVSGAVRPFRIAIPAAEIAAMKRRIAETRWADPQPVGDDTQGVRRQTLQPLMAYWAGAYDWRRIEARLNALPMFMTEIDGLDIHFIHVRSRHANAMPMILTHGWPGSVLEFLDVIGPLTDSVAHGGRAEDAFHLVIPSIPGFGFSAKPTVPGWGSDRIGRAWSALMLRLGYDRYVSQGGDCGSVISQRMALQKVPGLLGIHLNMPAVVPAEIARTLAAGDPAPSGLSAKERGAFDQLEAFYRDNSAYAAMMNTRPQTIGYSLVDSPVGMAAWMYEKIAQWTYSGGQPERVLGRDAILDDMSLYWLTATGASAARIYWEDHSNNFNARGVIDLPVAISVFPGEIFRAPRSWAERCYTNLIYFNEVRDGGHFAAWEQPALFAEEVRAAFRSLR; via the coding sequence ATGTTTGCAGGAAATTCCACATCGCGGCGCGGCTTTGTTGCCGGTGCGACACTTGCCGGAGCGATGGCGACGATGCCCGGCCTTGCCCGTGCGGCAAGCGTATCGGGCGCCGTCCGGCCGTTCCGCATTGCCATCCCTGCCGCCGAGATCGCGGCGATGAAGCGCCGGATCGCAGAGACGCGCTGGGCGGACCCGCAGCCGGTCGGCGACGATACGCAGGGTGTTCGTCGCCAGACCTTGCAGCCGCTGATGGCCTATTGGGCAGGGGCCTACGACTGGCGCCGGATCGAGGCGCGGCTCAACGCCTTGCCGATGTTCATGACCGAGATCGACGGGCTGGACATTCATTTCATCCATGTCCGCTCTCGCCACGCAAACGCCATGCCGATGATCCTGACGCACGGTTGGCCGGGCTCGGTGCTCGAATTTCTGGACGTGATCGGCCCGCTTACCGATTCTGTGGCCCATGGGGGGCGTGCCGAGGATGCATTCCATCTCGTCATCCCCTCGATACCGGGCTTTGGCTTCTCGGCGAAGCCCACGGTTCCGGGCTGGGGGTCGGATCGCATCGGGCGGGCCTGGTCGGCGCTGATGCTGCGGCTCGGCTACGACCGTTACGTCAGCCAGGGCGGGGACTGCGGCTCGGTGATCTCGCAGCGCATGGCCCTGCAGAAAGTGCCGGGGCTACTGGGCATCCATCTCAACATGCCTGCCGTCGTCCCTGCCGAAATTGCCCGCACTCTGGCCGCAGGTGATCCGGCCCCGTCTGGCCTGTCCGCGAAGGAGCGCGGCGCTTTCGATCAGCTGGAGGCGTTCTACCGCGACAATTCCGCCTACGCGGCGATGATGAACACGCGGCCCCAGACCATCGGTTATTCGCTGGTGGATTCGCCCGTCGGCATGGCGGCGTGGATGTATGAGAAGATCGCGCAGTGGACGTACAGCGGCGGTCAGCCCGAGCGGGTGCTGGGGCGCGATGCGATCCTTGACGACATGTCGCTCTACTGGCTGACCGCGACCGGTGCCTCCGCCGCGCGGATCTACTGGGAAGATCATTCCAACAACTTCAACGCGCGCGGGGTGATCGACCTGCCGGTCGCGATCAGCGTGTTCCCCGGCGAGATATTCCGCGCGCCCAGAAGCTGGGCCGAACGCTGCTACACCAACCTCATCTATTTCAACGAGGTGCGCGACGGCGGCCATTTCGCCGCCTGGGAACAGCCTGCGCTGTTCGCGGAGGAAGTGCGCGCCGCCTTCCGCTCCTTGCGCTGA
- a CDS encoding alpha/beta fold hydrolase: MFDQSPEIPRPRRREFIAGAATLASAMMAGLTPARAATPGISPGTSNVRPFGPVRRIAAGPLDIGYVETGPSSGPAVLLFHGWPYDIRAFAEVAPLLAAQGYRVIVPHLRGFGTTTFRSAETPRNGQQAALAADGIALMDALGIRQAVVAGFDWGARTADIMAVLWPERCKALVSVSGYLIGSQAGNAKPLPPKAELQWWYQFYFATERGRDGYAANTKAFNRLIWEQASPHWAFDDATYDASAASFVNPDHVAIVIHNYRWRLGLAEGEHQYDAAEARLAAGPPVTIPAITMEGDANGAPHPDPAAYRAKFAGPYEHRLIAGGIGHNLPQEAPLAFARAVLDVGRMGA, from the coding sequence ATGTTCGATCAATCACCCGAAATTCCCCGGCCGCGCCGCCGCGAGTTCATCGCCGGAGCGGCCACGCTCGCCTCTGCCATGATGGCGGGCCTGACCCCGGCAAGGGCGGCAACGCCCGGCATATCGCCAGGCACATCGAATGTTCGCCCGTTCGGGCCAGTGCGCCGGATCGCCGCCGGGCCGCTCGATATCGGCTATGTCGAGACAGGACCGTCATCGGGTCCGGCAGTCCTGCTGTTCCACGGCTGGCCTTATGACATTCGTGCCTTTGCCGAAGTCGCCCCGCTGCTGGCGGCACAGGGCTACCGCGTGATCGTGCCGCACCTTCGCGGTTTCGGCACGACCACGTTTCGCTCTGCCGAAACGCCGCGCAATGGCCAGCAGGCGGCGCTGGCGGCAGACGGGATCGCGCTGATGGATGCGCTGGGCATCCGACAGGCGGTGGTCGCCGGGTTCGACTGGGGCGCCCGCACGGCAGACATCATGGCCGTGCTCTGGCCCGAGCGCTGCAAGGCGCTGGTATCCGTCAGCGGCTACCTGATCGGCAGTCAGGCGGGCAATGCCAAGCCGCTGCCGCCCAAGGCCGAACTCCAGTGGTGGTATCAGTTCTATTTCGCCACCGAGCGCGGCCGCGACGGCTATGCGGCAAACACGAAGGCGTTCAATCGCCTGATCTGGGAGCAGGCCTCTCCGCACTGGGCCTTCGACGATGCGACCTACGATGCTTCGGCAGCGTCCTTCGTCAACCCGGACCATGTCGCCATCGTGATCCACAACTATCGCTGGCGGCTGGGTCTTGCCGAGGGCGAGCACCAGTATGATGCCGCCGAAGCGCGCCTCGCCGCAGGACCGCCGGTGACAATCCCCGCCATCACCATGGAGGGCGATGCCAACGGCGCGCCTCATCCCGATCCCGCCGCCTATCGCGCGAAATTCGCAGGCCCCTACGAACACCGCCTAATTGCCGGTGGGATCGGCCACAACCTGCCGCAGGAAGCGCCACTCGCCTTTGCCAGGGCCGTGCTCGATGTGGGCAGGATGGGTGCATGA
- a CDS encoding cytochrome P460 family protein, translated as MIRLSTCALGASLMLLAGSGVAGAVRREADAAPVYGVRLPAGYRDWKVISVAHEAGKNNDIRAILGNDIAVRAYRKGIRPFPDGAVIVRLAWRYESSPRNDAVFPAPQSFVAGEPTNVQVSVKDARRYPASGGWGYGQFDNGRPNPDEAITRSCAACHARLDAGDDQVFTAYSR; from the coding sequence ATGATCCGTCTTTCGACCTGCGCGCTGGGGGCCTCCCTCATGCTGCTGGCAGGGTCCGGCGTGGCCGGTGCGGTGCGGCGGGAAGCCGATGCCGCGCCGGTCTACGGCGTGCGCCTTCCCGCCGGATATCGCGACTGGAAAGTCATCAGCGTCGCGCATGAGGCGGGCAAGAACAACGATATCCGGGCCATCCTCGGCAACGACATCGCCGTGCGCGCCTATCGCAAGGGTATCCGTCCGTTCCCCGACGGCGCGGTGATCGTCCGGCTGGCGTGGCGATATGAATCCTCGCCGCGCAACGACGCCGTGTTTCCCGCGCCGCAGTCCTTCGTGGCGGGGGAGCCGACCAACGTGCAGGTCAGCGTCAAGGATGCGCGCCGCTATCCAGCGAGTGGCGGCTGGGGATACGGCCAGTTCGATAACGGCCGCCCGAACCCGGACGAAGCCATCACGCGCTCCTGCGCCGCCTGCCACGCCAGGCTCGATGCGGGCGACGATCAGGTCTTCACCGCCTATTCGCGGTAA
- a CDS encoding organic hydroperoxide resistance protein has translation MSASKTLYTAKVHVTGGREGVARSSDGRLDIRLSTPGTPGPGTNPEQLFAAGWSACFEGAMVIAAKAKGVTLPEGTAIDAQVELRLGGDGYALAARLDVHVPGLDPEVARQIIEAAHRTCPYSKAVKGNIETLVALA, from the coding sequence ATGTCCGCAAGCAAGACGCTGTATACCGCAAAAGTCCATGTCACCGGAGGCCGCGAAGGTGTGGCCCGCAGTTCCGACGGTCGGCTGGATATCCGGCTGTCCACGCCGGGTACGCCGGGGCCCGGCACGAACCCCGAGCAGTTGTTCGCCGCCGGATGGTCCGCCTGCTTCGAAGGTGCCATGGTGATCGCCGCGAAGGCGAAGGGTGTGACCTTGCCCGAGGGCACGGCCATCGACGCGCAAGTGGAACTGCGGCTTGGCGGCGATGGCTATGCGCTGGCCGCGCGGCTCGACGTTCACGTACCCGGCCTCGACCCCGAAGTCGCGCGGCAGATCATCGAGGCTGCCCACCGCACCTGCCCTTATTCGAAGGCGGTGAAAGGTAATATCGAAACCCTCGTCGCCCTGGCCTGA
- a CDS encoding alpha/beta fold hydrolase, whose amino-acid sequence MKKTLIVGGLTLAAGLIAPCAQAKPTVQAAKPSVQAAKPTIVLVHGAFADSSSWNGVMAALQHDGYTVVAAPDSLRGVRADADVVAGVVKSIAGPVVLVGHSYGGSVISEAAEGAPNVTGLVYVSAFAPDAGETALGLTGKFPGSTLAPTLAKPVPLAGEATTCTSGRCSSPPSSQLMSLSHRPG is encoded by the coding sequence ATGAAGAAGACCCTTATCGTCGGCGGGCTGACGCTTGCCGCAGGATTGATCGCGCCCTGCGCACAGGCGAAGCCGACCGTGCAGGCGGCAAAACCAAGCGTGCAGGCGGCAAAGCCAACCATCGTCCTTGTGCACGGCGCCTTTGCGGATTCGTCGAGCTGGAACGGCGTGATGGCCGCACTCCAGCATGACGGCTACACCGTCGTAGCGGCGCCCGATAGCTTGCGCGGCGTGCGTGCCGATGCCGATGTCGTGGCCGGGGTGGTGAAATCCATCGCCGGGCCAGTCGTGCTGGTGGGCCATTCCTATGGCGGATCGGTGATCAGCGAGGCGGCGGAAGGCGCACCCAATGTCACCGGGCTGGTCTATGTCTCCGCTTTCGCGCCCGATGCGGGAGAGACGGCGCTTGGCCTGACGGGAAAGTTCCCCGGCAGCACGCTGGCGCCGACGCTGGCCAAGCCGGTGCCGCTGGCGGGGGAGGCAACGACCTGTACATCCGGCAGGTGCTCTTCCCCGCCCAGTTCGCAGCTGATGTCCCTCTCGCACAGGCCCGGCTGA